In Polynucleobacter sp. es-EL-1, the following are encoded in one genomic region:
- the ampD gene encoding 1,6-anhydro-N-acetylmuramyl-L-alanine amidase AmpD yields MIKWFLLFLGAAVFYLWVKGKKQAKFNAEKASRSKAKQPKIADPVVMVQCQYCSVHLPKPEAIAKEDRFYCSQKHLNALDEKGWLGAAHWRPSPNQDARPEGMAPDLMVIHHISLPPGGFADRNSTSFIVDFFQNRLDSSLHPYFEEIADQKVSSHFLISRSGEVFQFVSIQNKAWHAGLSSFLGREKCNDFSIGVELEGDGEHPFEEIQYQALAGLTAQIQDAYPNLLFAGHSDIAPNRKTDPGAQFNWEKFQSRASISSEKFPFGLRSR; encoded by the coding sequence GTGATTAAGTGGTTTTTATTATTTCTTGGAGCAGCCGTTTTTTATCTTTGGGTAAAGGGAAAAAAGCAGGCAAAGTTCAATGCCGAGAAAGCATCTCGGTCAAAAGCAAAGCAGCCAAAGATTGCTGACCCAGTGGTGATGGTGCAGTGTCAATATTGCTCAGTGCATTTGCCAAAGCCTGAGGCTATTGCAAAAGAAGATCGGTTCTATTGTTCGCAAAAGCATCTCAATGCCCTAGATGAAAAAGGTTGGCTTGGCGCTGCGCATTGGCGACCTTCGCCCAATCAGGATGCAAGGCCAGAGGGTATGGCGCCCGATTTAATGGTCATTCATCACATTAGCTTGCCCCCGGGTGGCTTTGCAGATCGTAATTCCACCAGTTTCATTGTGGATTTCTTTCAAAATAGATTGGATTCTTCACTGCATCCGTATTTTGAAGAAATTGCCGATCAAAAGGTTTCAAGTCACTTTTTAATTTCTCGCAGCGGGGAAGTGTTTCAGTTCGTTTCTATCCAAAATAAGGCCTGGCATGCTGGCCTGTCCTCCTTTTTGGGGCGTGAAAAGTGCAATGATTTCTCCATCGGGGTTGAGTTGGAGGGGGATGGCGAGCACCCTTTTGAGGAAATCCAATACCAAGCATTGGCAGGGCTAACGGCTCAGATTCAAGATGCTTACCCCAATCTCTTATTTGCAGGACACAGCGATATCGCTCCAAATAGAAAAACAGACCCAGGCGCGCAATTTAATTGGGAAAAATTTCAGAGTAGGGCGAGTATTTCTTCAGAGAAATTCCCTTTTGGATTAAGGTCTCGATAG
- a CDS encoding carbohydrate kinase family protein translates to MSSLICGSIAYDTIMNFEGKFADQILPEQIHILNVAFLVPTMRREFGGCAGNIAYNLSLLGGDPIIMATVGGDAAPYLDRLKQLQIDASHIRQIEGAFTAQAMITTDQANNQITAFHPGAMGESHLNQVSAVVAERSKNSKGAAKFGIVAPDGRQGMWEHCHQLAEAGIPFVFDPGQGLPMFNGPELLELVEIASYLAVNDYEGEMLSQRTGLSLAKVAERVKALIVTKGAEGADIYCEGKCIAIPPVPAAKVVDPTGCGDAFRGGLLFGLENSMDWETTGRLASLMGSIKITHQGPQNHQMSKDEIAAQFKTAFGFAF, encoded by the coding sequence ATGTCTAGCTTGATCTGCGGCTCCATCGCCTACGACACCATCATGAACTTTGAAGGCAAGTTTGCCGATCAAATTCTGCCTGAGCAGATTCATATTCTCAATGTCGCCTTCCTAGTTCCAACCATGCGTCGAGAATTTGGTGGTTGCGCTGGCAATATTGCCTATAACTTAAGCCTTCTTGGGGGAGACCCCATCATCATGGCTACAGTTGGAGGTGATGCAGCGCCTTACTTGGATCGATTAAAGCAACTTCAGATTGATGCCAGCCATATTCGCCAAATTGAGGGAGCATTTACAGCCCAGGCCATGATCACCACCGACCAAGCAAACAATCAAATTACCGCTTTTCATCCAGGTGCCATGGGTGAATCGCATCTCAACCAAGTTTCAGCAGTAGTGGCGGAGCGCAGCAAAAATTCCAAGGGCGCAGCAAAATTTGGAATCGTTGCGCCCGATGGTCGCCAAGGCATGTGGGAGCACTGCCACCAACTTGCAGAAGCTGGCATTCCATTTGTATTCGACCCAGGTCAGGGTTTACCAATGTTTAATGGTCCTGAATTATTGGAGTTGGTTGAAATAGCGAGTTATTTAGCCGTTAACGACTATGAAGGTGAGATGCTCTCCCAAAGAACTGGTCTTAGCCTCGCAAAAGTGGCCGAAAGAGTAAAGGCTTTAATTGTCACCAAAGGTGCCGAAGGCGCCGATATCTACTGTGAAGGTAAATGCATTGCCATTCCACCTGTGCCAGCAGCAAAAGTAGTTGATCCAACTGGATGCGGAGATGCATTCCGTGGCGGCCTTCTCTTTGGACTAGAAAATAGTATGGATTGGGAAACCACTGGAAGATTAGCCAGTTTGATGGGATCTATCAAAATTACCCATCAGGGACCACAAAACCACCAAATGAGCAAAGATGAAATCGCCGCTCAATTCAAGACAGCCTTTGGTTTTGCCTTCTAA
- the accC gene encoding acetyl-CoA carboxylase biotin carboxylase subunit, with translation MFDKILIANRGEIALRIQRACRELGIKTVVVYSTADKEAKYVKLADEAVCIGPAPSPLSYLNMPAIISAAEVTDAEAIHPGYGFLSENADFAERVEKSGFAFIGPTAASIRLMGDKVSAKRAMIKAGVPCVPGSEGALPDNPKEIIATAKRVGYPVIIKAAGGGGGRGMRVVHTEAALLNAVNMTKEEAGRAFGNPEVYMEKFLEKPRHVEIQILADTHGNAIWLGERDCSMQRRHQKVIEEAPAPGIDRRAIAKIGERCAEACRKIGYRGAGTFEFLYEDGEFFFIEMNTRVQVEHPVTEMITGVDIVQEQIRIAAGLKLSYRQKDIVFRGHAIECRLNAEDPFKFTPSPGKIGSFHMPGGPGIRVDSHAYSGYVVPSNYDSMIGKLISYGNTREQAIRRMQIALSEMVIDGITTNVPLHRELMLDPNFIEGGTSIHYLEHRLEEQAASRGKP, from the coding sequence ATGTTCGATAAGATTCTGATTGCCAATCGCGGAGAAATTGCCCTTCGCATCCAGCGCGCCTGTCGTGAACTGGGAATTAAAACTGTAGTGGTCTACTCCACTGCAGATAAAGAAGCTAAATATGTGAAGTTGGCAGATGAGGCCGTATGTATCGGCCCTGCGCCATCTCCGCTAAGTTATCTCAATATGCCTGCCATCATTTCTGCAGCAGAAGTGACGGATGCCGAAGCCATCCACCCAGGTTATGGCTTTTTGTCCGAGAATGCAGACTTTGCTGAGCGGGTTGAGAAGTCAGGTTTTGCCTTTATTGGACCTACCGCGGCATCGATTCGCCTCATGGGCGACAAGGTATCAGCAAAACGTGCCATGATTAAAGCGGGTGTACCTTGCGTGCCCGGCTCTGAAGGTGCGCTACCAGATAATCCCAAAGAAATTATTGCTACAGCTAAGCGAGTTGGCTACCCCGTCATTATTAAAGCAGCCGGTGGTGGTGGTGGTCGCGGTATGCGCGTGGTTCATACGGAAGCAGCACTGCTAAATGCTGTAAACATGACCAAGGAAGAGGCTGGTCGCGCTTTTGGTAACCCAGAAGTTTATATGGAGAAGTTTCTTGAAAAACCTCGCCATGTAGAAATTCAAATTCTGGCCGATACCCATGGCAATGCTATTTGGCTTGGTGAACGTGACTGCTCAATGCAGCGTCGCCACCAAAAAGTGATTGAAGAGGCTCCAGCCCCAGGCATTGATCGCCGCGCTATCGCCAAAATTGGTGAGCGTTGCGCAGAAGCCTGTAGAAAAATTGGTTATCGCGGTGCCGGCACTTTCGAATTCCTTTATGAAGATGGCGAATTCTTTTTCATTGAAATGAATACCCGCGTCCAAGTTGAGCACCCCGTGACGGAAATGATTACTGGGGTTGATATTGTTCAAGAACAAATTCGGATTGCTGCTGGTTTGAAATTGAGCTACCGCCAAAAAGACATTGTTTTCCGTGGCCATGCCATTGAATGTCGTCTGAATGCAGAAGATCCATTTAAGTTCACCCCTAGCCCAGGCAAAATTGGTTCATTCCACATGCCAGGTGGCCCCGGCATACGTGTGGATTCCCATGCATACAGCGGTTATGTAGTGCCATCGAACTACGATTCCATGATTGGTAAGTTGATTTCCTATGGCAATACTCGTGAACAAGCGATCCGCCGGATGCAAATTGCACTTTCTGAGATGGTGATTGATGGAATTACGACCAATGTGCCCCTGCATCGTGAACTCATGCTCGATCCGAACTTTATTGAAGGCGGCACCAGCATTCACTATCTCGAGCATCGTCTTGAAGAACAAGCTGCCAGTCGCGGTAAGCCTTAA
- a CDS encoding inner membrane protein YpjD, with protein sequence MDILGYSASGWLPSALYLLLLVFLSLRSKQKIESATFTALIQAAIFVILVIHGVALHDSVFTSQGFVFGFAQDLSLIAWVGLAFYWFQSWFLPIASLRWLVLCFALVCSVLPMIFSGTLISPTAVSDPWFKGHFIVATIAVGLLSLAAMHAILMSVQDRALHRQLAMTPNSRIGHWLEDLPPLMTMESLLFNLLYVGFTLLSLTVFSGLLFSQTLFGKPLVFDHKTIFALISWFLFAGLLVARWRVGLRGRAAVRWVLSAYTALLLAYVGSRFVLEVILQRA encoded by the coding sequence ATGGATATTTTAGGTTACTCTGCTTCTGGATGGCTTCCATCCGCTCTTTATTTGCTGCTTTTGGTCTTTTTGAGTCTAAGATCAAAGCAAAAAATAGAATCTGCCACCTTTACAGCTTTGATTCAGGCAGCTATTTTTGTAATCTTAGTGATTCATGGAGTTGCACTCCATGACTCCGTTTTTACGTCACAAGGCTTTGTTTTTGGCTTTGCCCAAGACCTGTCTCTAATTGCCTGGGTAGGTTTAGCGTTTTATTGGTTTCAATCTTGGTTCCTCCCAATCGCTAGTCTGCGTTGGTTAGTCTTGTGTTTTGCCCTGGTTTGCTCTGTGCTACCCATGATATTTTCGGGCACCCTCATTTCCCCAACCGCAGTGTCTGACCCTTGGTTTAAGGGGCATTTTATTGTGGCGACTATCGCGGTAGGTTTATTGAGTTTGGCTGCTATGCATGCCATCTTGATGAGCGTCCAAGATCGAGCTCTGCACCGCCAGTTAGCCATGACTCCCAATAGTCGAATAGGGCATTGGCTAGAAGATTTGCCGCCGCTAATGACCATGGAGAGTCTGCTATTTAATCTTCTCTATGTTGGTTTTACGTTACTGAGTTTGACAGTGTTTTCTGGCCTACTGTTTTCCCAAACTTTGTTTGGTAAGCCCTTAGTTTTTGATCATAAGACTATCTTTGCATTGATTTCTTGGTTTTTGTTTGCTGGCTTGCTAGTTGCTCGCTGGCGTGTAGGTCTGCGGGGGCGGGCAGCTGTCCGTTGGGTCCTTAGTGCCTATACAGCCTTGTTGCTGGCATATGTTGGTAGCCGTTTTGTTTTAGAAGTAATCCTTCAAAGAGCCTGA
- a CDS encoding histone H1-like repetitive region-containing protein, which translates to MAIAKKKPAAKKPAAKKAAAKKPAAKKVAAKKRPAAKKAAAKKPAAKKVAAKKRPAAKKAAAKKPAAKKVAKKRPAAKKAAAKKPAAKKVAKKRVAKKK; encoded by the coding sequence ATGGCAATCGCCAAGAAAAAACCTGCTGCAAAGAAACCAGCTGCTAAAAAAGCTGCTGCTAAGAAGCCTGCTGCTAAAAAAGTAGCTGCTAAGAAGCGCCCAGCTGCTAAAAAAGCTGCTGCTAAGAAGCCTGCTGCTAAAAAAGTAGCTGCTAAGAAGCGCCCAGCTGCTAAAAAAGCTGCTGCTAAGAAGCCTGCTGCTAAAAAAGTAGCAAAGAAGCGCCCAGCTGCTAAAAAAGCTGCTGCTAAGAAGCCTGCTGCTAAAAAAGTAGCAAAGAAGCGCGTTGCAAAAAAAAAGTAA
- a CDS encoding ribonucleotide-diphosphate reductase subunit beta has product MLNWEEEVAPALAKAGLAQQPVVAEPQRPQPDQVAIAPQVAAPAATSNATASGGAAMRVNAADKRVINAKTDVNQLVPFKYKWAWEKYLAGCANHWMPQEINMNRDIALWKDPNGLTEDERRIIKRNLGFFTTADSLAANNIVLGTYRHITAPECRQYLLRQAFEEAIHTHAYQYIVESLGLDQSEIFNAYNEIESIRAKDQFLIPFIDVLTDPNFKTGTLENDQKLLRSLIVFACVMEGLFFYVGFTQILAMGRQNKMTGAAEQYQYILRDESMHCNFGIDLINQIKLENPQLWTSAFKDEIKSIFEKAVELEYRYAEDTMPRGVLGLNAPMFKGYLRYICNRRCLQIGLDAMFPNEENPFPWMSEMIDLKKERNFFETRVIEYQTGGALSWE; this is encoded by the coding sequence ATGTTGAATTGGGAAGAAGAAGTTGCTCCTGCACTAGCAAAAGCGGGATTAGCTCAGCAACCAGTCGTAGCAGAACCGCAGCGCCCACAACCAGATCAGGTTGCAATTGCACCTCAAGTTGCTGCACCTGCAGCAACTTCGAATGCAACTGCATCGGGTGGGGCCGCAATGCGCGTTAATGCCGCCGATAAGCGTGTGATTAATGCCAAGACTGACGTTAATCAGCTGGTTCCCTTTAAATATAAGTGGGCCTGGGAGAAATATTTAGCAGGTTGCGCAAATCATTGGATGCCACAAGAGATCAATATGAATCGCGATATTGCGCTTTGGAAAGATCCAAATGGTTTAACTGAGGATGAGCGTCGCATTATCAAGCGCAATCTTGGTTTCTTCACAACTGCGGACTCTTTAGCTGCGAATAATATTGTTTTGGGCACCTATCGTCACATTACTGCGCCTGAATGTCGTCAGTATTTGCTTCGTCAGGCTTTTGAAGAGGCAATTCATACGCACGCATACCAATATATTGTGGAATCTTTGGGCTTAGACCAGAGCGAAATCTTCAATGCGTACAACGAAATTGAGTCTATTCGCGCCAAAGATCAGTTTTTAATTCCCTTCATTGATGTCTTGACGGATCCAAATTTCAAAACTGGCACATTAGAAAACGATCAAAAATTACTTCGCTCACTCATTGTTTTTGCTTGCGTGATGGAAGGTTTGTTCTTTTATGTTGGTTTTACGCAAATACTTGCAATGGGTCGTCAAAACAAAATGACGGGTGCTGCTGAGCAGTATCAATACATCTTGCGTGATGAGTCAATGCACTGTAATTTTGGCATCGATTTAATTAATCAAATCAAGCTGGAGAACCCGCAGTTATGGACTTCTGCGTTCAAAGATGAGATCAAATCAATCTTCGAAAAAGCAGTGGAATTAGAGTACCGTTATGCAGAAGATACGATGCCTCGTGGAGTGCTCGGATTGAACGCGCCGATGTTCAAAGGTTACCTAAGATACATCTGTAATCGTAGATGTTTGCAAATAGGACTTGACGCGATGTTCCCAAATGAAGAGAATCCATTCCCATGGATGTCAGAAATGATTGATCTAAAAAAAGAACGAAACTTTTTTGAGACACGCGTTATTGAGTATCAAACCGGTGGTGCGCTAAGTTGGGAGTAA
- the ffh gene encoding signal recognition particle protein has product MLENLTDRLSRVVKTMRGQARLTESNTAEMLREIRLALLEADVALPVVKSLLEQIKFKALGEEVVGSLSPGQALVGVVQRELTNVMRGDTTQSGELNLATQPPAVILMAGLQGAGKTTSVGKLAKFLQEKKKKKVLTVSCDVYRPAAIEQLETVSKQVGAEFFPSNVNQKPSEIAAAALDWARRHYFDVLLVDTAGRLGIDEALMQEIQTLHTNLNPIETLFVVDAMLGQDAVNTAKAFHEALPLTGVILTKLDGDSRGGAALSVRKITGVPLKFIGVAEKMDGLEAFDAERMASRILGMGDILALVEQAQQNVDVAKAEKLATKISKGGFDLGDFRDQLAQMQQMGGMASFMDKLPSHMAQAASKTNLSAADKQTKRMRGIIDSMTPQERAKPELLKATRKRRIAAGAGVEVQEVNRLLAQFDQMQTMMKQFKGGKMARAMASMAAKGAAKGLGGLFKK; this is encoded by the coding sequence ATGCTAGAGAATCTCACCGACCGCCTATCGCGTGTTGTTAAAACAATGCGGGGGCAGGCTCGCCTCACCGAAAGCAATACCGCAGAAATGCTGCGAGAGATCCGCCTAGCCTTGCTGGAGGCTGACGTTGCGCTGCCAGTGGTGAAGTCCTTGCTCGAGCAAATTAAATTTAAAGCCCTTGGCGAGGAAGTGGTTGGTAGCTTAAGCCCTGGTCAAGCATTGGTTGGTGTTGTACAGCGCGAATTAACTAATGTGATGCGCGGTGACACCACTCAAAGTGGAGAGTTGAACTTAGCAACCCAACCACCAGCAGTGATTTTGATGGCAGGCTTGCAGGGTGCCGGTAAAACTACCTCAGTAGGTAAATTAGCCAAGTTCCTTCAAGAAAAGAAGAAAAAGAAGGTTCTCACAGTTTCTTGTGACGTCTATCGCCCCGCAGCGATTGAACAGTTAGAAACCGTTAGCAAACAAGTTGGCGCAGAATTTTTTCCTAGCAATGTCAATCAAAAACCGAGCGAGATTGCTGCAGCAGCCTTAGATTGGGCTCGCCGTCACTATTTTGATGTCCTATTAGTAGATACAGCAGGACGCCTAGGCATCGATGAAGCACTGATGCAAGAAATTCAAACACTGCACACGAATCTCAATCCGATTGAGACTTTATTTGTTGTTGATGCCATGCTGGGTCAAGATGCCGTCAATACCGCCAAGGCTTTCCATGAAGCACTCCCCTTAACAGGCGTCATTTTGACCAAGTTAGATGGTGATTCACGAGGGGGTGCCGCACTCTCTGTGCGCAAAATCACGGGTGTACCACTCAAATTTATCGGTGTAGCCGAAAAAATGGATGGCTTAGAAGCGTTTGATGCAGAACGCATGGCTAGTCGAATTTTGGGAATGGGAGACATTCTTGCACTGGTTGAACAGGCACAACAAAATGTCGACGTAGCCAAAGCAGAAAAATTAGCGACAAAGATTTCTAAGGGCGGTTTTGATCTAGGTGACTTTAGAGATCAACTAGCACAAATGCAGCAGATGGGCGGCATGGCTAGCTTCATGGATAAACTCCCGAGCCACATGGCACAAGCAGCATCTAAAACCAATTTAAGCGCTGCCGATAAACAAACGAAACGCATGCGCGGCATTATTGATAGCATGACTCCGCAAGAGCGTGCTAAACCTGAGTTATTAAAGGCGACCCGCAAGCGCCGCATTGCTGCCGGTGCAGGTGTAGAAGTGCAAGAAGTCAATCGCTTACTAGCACAGTTCGATCAAATGCAGACCATGATGAAACAGTTCAAGGGTGGGAAGATGGCACGCGCTATGGCCTCCATGGCTGCCAAAGGAGCCGCCAAAGGACTTGGCGGACTCTTTAAAAAGTAA
- a CDS encoding DUF3426 domain-containing protein, whose protein sequence is MHGTLASDGNKTNLVSKNTDSLASAQKKSLKVVLLGLLLLSLLVLGEHYFRNSLLPALAPRIDGSSHPVAVKAFSALQKFDAKLCGLLECVNRSVSDFSAWKITSVTLTPENAGEGLKNLPNQSRLQVEIQNRLALPVLFPNLEISLTDAEESEIKVIALTPSEWLPIAWKEVHPDFLQQGAPSGEIFELEIPIPLPDDAAGYRVRIFYPQ, encoded by the coding sequence TTGCACGGCACACTCGCAAGCGATGGCAATAAAACGAATTTAGTAAGTAAAAACACAGATAGCTTGGCGTCGGCTCAAAAAAAAAGTCTTAAAGTAGTTCTTCTCGGCCTTTTATTGTTATCACTCTTAGTTTTGGGTGAGCACTACTTTAGAAACTCTTTACTACCAGCACTCGCTCCTCGTATTGACGGAAGCTCTCATCCAGTTGCAGTAAAAGCATTTTCTGCTTTACAAAAGTTTGACGCCAAACTCTGTGGCTTACTAGAGTGCGTGAATCGCTCTGTAAGCGATTTCTCAGCTTGGAAAATAACTTCCGTCACACTGACACCTGAAAACGCAGGAGAAGGCCTTAAAAACCTTCCAAATCAATCGAGACTGCAAGTTGAAATACAAAATCGTCTTGCGCTCCCTGTTTTATTTCCAAATTTAGAAATTTCTCTCACTGATGCAGAAGAGTCGGAGATAAAAGTAATTGCCTTGACTCCATCCGAGTGGTTGCCAATCGCTTGGAAAGAAGTACATCCTGATTTTTTACAGCAAGGCGCCCCATCAGGCGAAATATTTGAACTTGAAATACCAATTCCACTTCCAGATGATGCTGCCGGTTATCGCGTCAGAATTTTTTACCCTCAATAA
- a CDS encoding ribonucleoside-diphosphate reductase subunit alpha, giving the protein MTYANPQTAGQTAGTNNPGMNSSESMNQVPSAGFVAGGVGGGQATQLSDYKIIRRNGSVVAFEPSKIAIAVTKAFLAVNGGQGAASARVREQVEQLTHAVVRALLRSRPNGGTFHIEDIQDQVELALMRSGEHNVARAYVLYREKRNQERATQQGIAQETQAATQSGESGLKVTDNGVEKWLDMAALRTVIEAACEGLGNNIDASPIITETIKNLYDGVPMAQVYDSAILASRTLIEKDPAYSQVTARILMHVIRKEILGKEVLQGDMQAEYSTYFAKYINEGISAELLDPRMREFDLPRLAAALNASRDLQFNYLGLQTLYDRYFLHIEDRRIEMPQAFFMRVAMGLALNELDRERRAIEFYEILSTFDFMSSTPTLFNSATTRPQLSSCYLTTVDDDLDGIYEALKENALLSKFAGGLGNDWTNVRALGSHIKGTNGKSQGVVPFLKVVNDTAVAVNQGGKRKGAVCAYLETWHLDIEEFLELRKNTGDDRRRTHDMNTSNWIPDLFMKRVMEGGDWTLFSPSNTPDLHDKFGKAFEEAYVAYEKKADAGELKPFRRIPAQQLWRKMLGMLFETGHPWITFKDPCNIRSPQQHIGVVHSSNLCTEITLNTNESEIAVCNLGSVNLTAHMTTDASGKMILDHEKLQKTIRTAMRMLDNVIDINYYAVAKARNSNLKHRPVGMGIMGFQDCLHMQRIPYASDEAVKFADSSMEAVCYYAYQASNELAEERGVYSTYKGSLWDRGILPQDSVALLAQERGGYVEVDGSSTMNWDSLRARIKQFGMRNSNCVAIAPTATISNIIGVSACIEPTFQNLFVKSNLSGEFTVVNEYLVRDLKDRGLWDEVMIADLKYFDGTLSKIDRVPQDLRDLYATAFEVEPTWLVEAASRRQKWIDQAQSLNIYMAGASGKKLDDTYKLAWLRGLKTTYYLRTMAATHVEKSTVTSGQLNSVSSGGGVNGTDAAAAQQADGPVCTMRPGDAGFEECEACQ; this is encoded by the coding sequence ATGACATACGCCAATCCACAGACAGCAGGACAGACTGCAGGCACAAATAATCCAGGAATGAACTCCTCTGAGTCGATGAACCAAGTCCCTTCGGCTGGCTTTGTTGCGGGTGGGGTTGGTGGTGGACAGGCCACCCAATTATCTGATTACAAAATTATTCGCCGTAATGGTTCGGTGGTAGCATTTGAGCCATCCAAAATTGCGATCGCGGTTACAAAGGCATTTTTGGCAGTCAATGGCGGGCAAGGCGCAGCTTCTGCACGCGTGCGTGAGCAAGTAGAACAATTGACCCATGCAGTAGTTCGCGCTTTGTTGCGTAGTCGCCCAAATGGCGGCACCTTCCATATTGAAGATATTCAAGATCAGGTTGAATTGGCTTTGATGCGCAGTGGTGAGCACAATGTTGCCCGTGCATATGTTCTTTATCGCGAGAAGCGCAATCAAGAGCGTGCGACTCAGCAAGGTATCGCACAAGAAACCCAAGCGGCTACTCAGTCTGGTGAGTCTGGTCTCAAGGTTACTGACAATGGCGTAGAGAAGTGGTTGGATATGGCTGCTTTGCGTACTGTGATTGAGGCAGCTTGCGAAGGATTGGGTAATAACATTGATGCAAGTCCAATCATTACTGAAACCATCAAGAATTTGTATGATGGCGTGCCCATGGCCCAAGTGTATGACTCAGCAATATTGGCATCGCGCACCTTGATTGAAAAAGATCCAGCCTATAGTCAAGTAACTGCCCGCATCTTGATGCATGTGATTCGTAAAGAAATTTTAGGTAAAGAAGTATTGCAGGGTGATATGCAGGCTGAATACAGCACCTATTTCGCTAAGTACATTAACGAAGGCATTTCGGCTGAGTTGTTAGATCCGCGTATGCGTGAGTTTGATCTCCCACGCTTGGCTGCCGCTTTGAATGCTAGCCGCGACTTACAGTTCAACTACCTCGGTTTACAAACCTTGTATGACCGTTACTTCTTGCATATTGAAGATCGTCGCATTGAAATGCCACAAGCTTTCTTCATGCGCGTTGCAATGGGCTTGGCATTGAATGAGTTGGATCGTGAGCGTCGTGCGATCGAGTTCTATGAAATCCTCTCTACATTCGATTTCATGTCCAGCACACCAACACTGTTTAACTCAGCAACAACACGCCCACAGTTATCAAGCTGCTATCTAACCACAGTAGATGATGATTTGGATGGCATCTACGAAGCATTAAAAGAGAACGCACTCTTGTCTAAGTTTGCTGGTGGCCTGGGCAATGACTGGACTAATGTTCGCGCATTGGGTAGTCATATCAAAGGCACTAATGGTAAGTCGCAGGGTGTTGTGCCATTCTTAAAAGTGGTGAACGATACTGCGGTTGCTGTTAACCAAGGCGGTAAGCGTAAGGGTGCAGTTTGTGCTTACCTAGAAACATGGCACTTAGATATCGAAGAATTCTTGGAGTTGCGTAAAAACACTGGTGATGATCGTCGCCGTACGCATGATATGAATACTTCTAACTGGATTCCTGACTTATTTATGAAGCGTGTGATGGAGGGTGGCGATTGGACATTGTTCTCACCTTCAAACACACCTGACTTGCATGACAAATTCGGCAAAGCGTTTGAAGAAGCTTATGTTGCTTATGAGAAAAAAGCAGATGCTGGTGAATTGAAACCATTCCGCCGCATTCCTGCGCAACAGTTGTGGCGCAAGATGTTAGGCATGTTGTTTGAAACCGGTCACCCTTGGATCACATTTAAAGACCCTTGCAACATTCGCAGCCCACAACAACACATCGGTGTAGTCCACTCTTCTAATCTGTGTACTGAAATTACTTTGAACACAAATGAGAGCGAAATCGCGGTATGCAACTTAGGTTCTGTGAACCTGACAGCGCACATGACTACCGACGCGTCTGGCAAGATGATTTTGGATCACGAGAAGCTGCAGAAAACAATTCGCACTGCAATGCGCATGTTGGACAACGTAATTGATATCAACTACTACGCTGTTGCTAAAGCACGTAACTCTAACTTAAAGCATCGTCCAGTGGGAATGGGCATCATGGGCTTCCAGGATTGCTTGCATATGCAACGCATTCCGTACGCTAGTGATGAGGCGGTAAAGTTTGCTGACTCTTCTATGGAAGCGGTTTGTTACTACGCTTACCAAGCATCTAATGAGTTGGCTGAAGAGCGTGGGGTGTACAGCACCTATAAAGGTTCATTGTGGGATCGTGGCATTCTTCCACAGGACTCAGTAGCTTTATTGGCGCAGGAGCGCGGTGGCTATGTTGAGGTAGATGGCTCTTCTACAATGAATTGGGACAGTTTGCGTGCCCGTATCAAGCAATTTGGTATGCGTAATTCGAACTGTGTGGCAATTGCTCCAACAGCCACAATTTCTAACATCATTGGTGTTTCAGCTTGTATCGAGCCTACATTCCAGAACTTATTCGTGAAATCCAACCTTTCAGGCGAATTCACCGTAGTAAATGAGTACTTGGTGCGTGATTTGAAAGATCGCGGCCTGTGGGATGAGGTCATGATTGCTGACTTGAAGTACTTTGACGGCACCCTGTCCAAGATTGACCGCGTTCCGCAAGATTTGCGTGATCTGTATGCAACCGCCTTTGAAGTTGAGCCAACCTGGTTGGTGGAGGCTGCTTCACGTCGTCAAAAATGGATTGATCAAGCTCAGTCACTCAATATTTACATGGCTGGCGCATCTGGTAAAAAATTAGATGACACTTACAAGTTGGCTTGGTTACGTGGCTTGAAGACAACCTATTACCTGCGCACGATGGCTGCAACTCACGTTGAGAAGTCGACAGTTACGAGTGGCCAGCTCAATTCAGTTTCTAGCGGTGGTGGTGTTAATGGAACCGATGCTGCAGCTGCACAGCAAGCAGATGGTCCAGTTTGCACCATGCGTCCAGGCGATGCTGGTTTTGAAGAATGTGAAGCATGTCAGTAA